GTGCGCGAACACCTCGACGGCCGGATCACCGCGTTCGTGGGTCACTCCGGCGTCGGGAAGACCACACTGGTCAACGCGCTGGTCCCGGAGGAGAAGCGCCGCACGACCGGGCATGTCAACGCGGTCACCGGCCGCGGCCGGCACACCACCACGTCCGCCCTGGCCCTGCCGCTGGCGGGCGCCGGCGGCTGGGTGATCGACACTCCGGGCGTACGGTCCTTCGGGCTGCACCACGTCGACCCGTCCCGGGTCATCCACGCCTTCCCCGACCTGGAGCCCGGCACGGAGAGCTGTCCGCGCGCGTGTTCGCACGACGAGCCGGACTGCGCCCTGGACGCGTGGGTGGGTGAGGGCCACGCCGATCCCGCACGCCTGTACTCCCTGAGGCGGCTGCTGGCGACCCGGGAGCGACGCGAGGGCGACTGACCCGGGCACGTTTGCGGGCGGCCGCTACCGGCAAGTGCATAATCGCACCAAGTGAGACGAAGCAGTCACTGGGCGCGGAACTGGGGACGCGGGAGGCACTGACCATGGCGTGGCTGCTCGTGATCGTCGCCGGATTCCTGGAGACGGGGTTCGCGATCTGCCTGAAGCTGTCCCACGGCTTCACCCGGCTCTGGCCGACGATCGCGTTCGCGGTCTTCGCGATGAGCAGCTTCGGACTGCTGACGCTCTCCCTGCGCAAACTCGACGTCGGCCCCGCCTACGCGGTGTGGACGGGGATCGGGGCCTCGGGCACGGCGATCTACGGGATGATCTTCCTCGGCGAGGTCGCCTCGACGCTGAAGATCGTCTCGATCGTGCTGGTGATCGCGGGCGTCATCGGCCTGCAGCTGTCCAGCCCGGCCCACTGAGAGCCGCACGGACCAGCCGCCCCGCCCCTTCGGCCGGGCCCGCGACCACGCAGGAGAGCGCCAGCCGCACCGCCAACTCGCAGCGCTCGGCGGCCTCCCCCTCGTCCGTCCGGTGGCCGAGGCCCGGCTCCAGCGCGGCGAGCGTGCGATCCCGTACCGCGGCGACCAGTTCGCCGGGGGCGGGGTGACCGGCGTCCGCGCGCCGCTGGGCGGGGACGCCCGAACCTCCGGCGGACCGGGCGACGGGCCTCGGCGCGGGGAGCCGCTCGTGCCAGAAGCCGGTGAGCAGGGCGCGCAGCAGGGGGCGGGCGCACGCCTCCGCCACCGTCCACTCGGCCAGGCGGACCAGCCGCTCCGCGTCCCCGGCCCGCTCCGCGAGCACCCGGTCCACACCCTTGAGGTAGGCGTCGGCCTCGCGCCGCACCAGCGCCCGCGCGAGGCCGTCCTTGCTGCCGAACTCGTTGTAGAGCGTCTGCCGGGAGACGCTCGCGGCCGAGGCGACGTCGACCATCCGGACGGCGGACCAGGGCCGGCCCGCGAGAGCGGTGAGAGCGGCGTTCAGCAGCGCCTCGCGCGCTGTGGGCATCGTGGGCCTCCCGGGCAGGGCGCCCCGGGGCCCCGCGGTTCTTCGCTCAGAGTTGACGCCCGGGTACCCGCTGTCAAGGGCACTTGCGGCGACCCCGGCGCCCTCCGGCCAGGACGGCCGGGACCGGACGGGCCGAACGGGCGGCG
The genomic region above belongs to Streptomyces marianii and contains:
- a CDS encoding DMT family transporter, coding for MAWLLVIVAGFLETGFAICLKLSHGFTRLWPTIAFAVFAMSSFGLLTLSLRKLDVGPAYAVWTGIGASGTAIYGMIFLGEVASTLKIVSIVLVIAGVIGLQLSSPAH
- a CDS encoding TetR/AcrR family transcriptional regulator is translated as MPTAREALLNAALTALAGRPWSAVRMVDVASAASVSRQTLYNEFGSKDGLARALVRREADAYLKGVDRVLAERAGDAERLVRLAEWTVAEACARPLLRALLTGFWHERLPAPRPVARSAGGSGVPAQRRADAGHPAPGELVAAVRDRTLAALEPGLGHRTDEGEAAERCELAVRLALSCVVAGPAEGAGRLVRAALSGPGWTAAGR